One segment of Desulfonatronovibrio magnus DNA contains the following:
- a CDS encoding selenium metabolism-associated LysR family transcriptional regulator, with translation MDFRKLQAFASVYELQSFSKAAQELYLSQPTVSTHVSSLETELGIKLFDRIGRKVLPTQAGQILYSGVSKIFKTLEQTKSDVQDLVNEVQGVVVIGGSTIPSTYLLPDVIASYRRQYSKVQVDLRIGDSISICRKVLDGDLDFGIVGGFVDHFDLEHELLTKDKLYLVKSTSFEIDYSRLTDMQYFAGLPWVLREKGSGTRQAFEHALLDMNTSVKDINVTTLVHSTEALVRCILAGAGLGVTSKLAVQSYIEAGLMEKIELSSLEIKRNFYIIKHRRRTLFTCSTSLLSCLKNHLASQA, from the coding sequence ATGGATTTTAGAAAACTACAAGCATTTGCCAGTGTATATGAATTACAGAGCTTTTCCAAAGCCGCCCAGGAGCTATATCTATCTCAGCCAACTGTAAGTACTCATGTCTCAAGCTTAGAAACAGAACTGGGTATCAAACTTTTTGATCGTATTGGCAGAAAGGTACTTCCAACTCAGGCTGGCCAGATATTGTACTCAGGTGTCAGTAAGATTTTTAAAACTCTGGAACAGACAAAATCTGATGTCCAGGACCTTGTAAACGAGGTTCAGGGCGTTGTTGTCATTGGAGGAAGCACCATTCCATCAACCTATTTGTTGCCCGATGTTATAGCAAGCTACAGACGTCAATATTCAAAGGTGCAAGTAGATTTGAGAATTGGTGACTCCATAAGTATATGCAGAAAGGTCCTTGATGGAGATCTTGATTTCGGAATAGTCGGTGGCTTTGTAGACCATTTTGACCTTGAGCATGAGCTGCTAACTAAGGACAAACTTTACCTTGTTAAGAGTACTTCATTTGAAATAGATTACTCCCGACTTACAGATATGCAATATTTTGCCGGGTTGCCCTGGGTTCTCAGGGAAAAGGGATCCGGTACCAGACAAGCCTTTGAACATGCCCTGCTGGATATGAATACTTCAGTAAAAGATATCAATGTAACAACCCTTGTTCATTCTACTGAAGCCCTGGTTCGCTGTATTCTGGCGGGTGCCGGGCTTGGCGTAACTTCCAAACTTGCTGTTCAAAGTTACATTGAAGCAGGTCTTATGGAAAAAATTGAACTCAGCAGCTTAGAAATTAAACGTAATTTTTATATTATCAAACATCGCCGCAGAACATTATTTACATGCTCAACAAGCCTTTTAAGTTGCCTCAAAAACCACCTGGCATCACAAGCTTAG
- a CDS encoding PD-(D/E)XK nuclease family protein gives MNLPEINFPKAALLMESGTVLATATNRLSRHLHFMFGELQLQNNKAAWETPDIIPFSSWLFRIFSSLEETKDRPFVLSDEQELILWEQVITEANPEHGLLGLHSIAETASKALTITNRYRLPWEEVQECIDREIQLFVQWTSLFQKTCTEKNLITSASLPDYLLSLKHCPDFDFHHLILSGFIQLDPASQDFLQFLTKMGVTIHELKLDVNQINILQTRFPEFEDEATHVARHALKIIQDDPDKKVGIVVPALESRKEQIMGIFDHVFHPENLLSFSEPEARAFNVSLGSPLSSYPLVNTAMIYLKMLNSAQWDINLLSTLLRSSFIRGGAVEMHSRAALDALTRKGSQPWRHRQWVLDAAVTSGSHYSPLFADLFAKSLRFLASEPEYQSPAGWASVISRLLEFAGWPDERPLNSFEYQTFQAFKDELSQLASLEIVLQESDLSEALNHLEKFLHKKVFQPETSEAPVQILGMLEAIGLNFDHLWVMNLNADVLPAPAKPNPLLPVHLQRKYKTPGASPMIELELACQIMNSLQTSAPRVTFSYSTREDDREIIPSPLLSDLKSVQPQMHPQAEFTPLHQIYLERSELEKIIDDYGHDLKSPKIFKGIQAFKDQALCPFKGYVSLRLNASYLDEPLFALSNAARGTLVHMALMLLWQEADSLEELKELEQNNDLLSLIKTVCSESVKNFSEVEHVLLSHEFKTMEQARLEKVLLQWLQKELDRPEFTTVRLEHDENVTISSLILKTRLDRVDELTDGRQIVMDYKTGANIDSIKRLWMAERLIEPQLPIYAQATGTQPSAAVIAQVNPKQCKFHGIVAESELPKQGNTLYSPEKLDKVDMADIFHQWKNRLEETAAEIKQGLAIVDPVAQPGNKTCRYCEFMSLCRVKSQNFLQNNGEHQAFLKSQLETVPKPGTVPVPDRNNRVLTPK, from the coding sequence ATGAACTTGCCTGAGATCAATTTTCCTAAGGCCGCCCTGCTCATGGAATCAGGAACAGTGCTGGCTACAGCTACCAACAGACTGTCAAGGCACCTGCACTTCATGTTCGGTGAGCTTCAGCTTCAAAACAACAAAGCCGCGTGGGAAACTCCGGACATCATTCCTTTTTCATCGTGGCTGTTCAGAATCTTTTCCAGCCTTGAAGAAACAAAAGACAGGCCTTTTGTTCTCTCTGATGAACAGGAACTTATATTATGGGAACAGGTAATTACAGAAGCTAATCCAGAGCATGGCCTGCTGGGACTTCACAGCATTGCTGAAACAGCGTCTAAGGCTCTAACCATAACTAACCGGTACCGCTTGCCATGGGAGGAAGTACAAGAGTGTATCGACCGGGAAATTCAATTATTTGTTCAGTGGACAAGTCTTTTTCAAAAAACCTGTACTGAGAAAAATCTGATCACAAGTGCGTCTTTGCCTGATTACCTTCTCTCCCTGAAACACTGTCCAGATTTTGATTTTCATCACTTAATATTATCTGGATTTATCCAACTGGATCCTGCCAGTCAGGACTTTTTACAATTTCTGACAAAAATGGGTGTGACCATCCATGAACTGAAACTGGATGTTAATCAAATCAACATTCTGCAGACCCGGTTCCCGGAGTTTGAAGATGAAGCAACCCATGTTGCCCGACACGCACTGAAAATAATCCAGGATGATCCAGACAAAAAAGTCGGCATCGTAGTGCCTGCCTTAGAAAGCAGGAAAGAGCAGATCATGGGAATTTTTGACCATGTCTTCCACCCTGAAAACCTGCTATCCTTTTCAGAACCTGAAGCCCGGGCCTTTAACGTTTCTCTTGGCAGCCCTCTTTCTTCGTATCCTCTTGTAAACACAGCCATGATCTACCTGAAAATGCTGAACAGTGCCCAATGGGATATTAACTTGCTAAGCACTCTTTTACGTTCATCATTTATCCGTGGAGGTGCAGTAGAGATGCACTCCAGGGCTGCCCTCGATGCTCTGACGCGCAAGGGATCCCAACCCTGGAGGCACAGACAGTGGGTACTGGATGCAGCCGTCACTTCGGGCAGTCATTATTCACCCTTGTTTGCAGATTTATTTGCAAAATCTCTACGCTTCCTTGCCAGTGAGCCTGAATATCAAAGCCCTGCAGGATGGGCTTCCGTCATCTCCAGACTTCTTGAGTTTGCAGGCTGGCCTGACGAGCGCCCCTTAAACAGCTTTGAATATCAGACTTTTCAGGCTTTTAAGGACGAATTGTCCCAACTGGCATCTTTAGAAATTGTGCTCCAAGAATCTGACCTTAGTGAAGCCTTGAATCACCTTGAAAAATTTCTGCACAAGAAAGTATTTCAGCCTGAAACCAGTGAAGCACCTGTGCAGATTCTCGGGATGCTGGAAGCTATCGGTTTAAACTTTGATCATTTATGGGTAATGAACTTGAATGCTGATGTGCTTCCGGCTCCGGCAAAACCCAATCCTCTGCTGCCTGTACATCTGCAGAGAAAATATAAAACACCTGGCGCATCGCCCATGATTGAACTTGAGCTTGCCTGTCAGATTATGAATTCATTACAAACATCTGCACCGCGAGTAACTTTCAGCTACAGCACCCGTGAGGATGACCGGGAAATCATCCCCAGTCCGCTTCTTTCAGACTTGAAGAGCGTACAACCGCAAATGCATCCTCAGGCTGAATTCACCCCTTTACATCAGATTTACTTAGAACGCTCTGAACTGGAAAAGATTATAGATGATTATGGACATGATCTGAAATCCCCAAAAATTTTTAAAGGCATACAGGCATTCAAAGATCAGGCTCTATGTCCGTTTAAGGGCTATGTATCCCTGAGACTCAACGCATCTTACCTTGATGAGCCATTATTTGCCTTAAGCAATGCAGCGCGAGGCACTCTTGTACACATGGCGCTAATGTTATTGTGGCAGGAGGCTGACTCCCTTGAAGAGCTTAAGGAACTGGAGCAGAACAATGACCTGCTCTCTCTGATTAAGACAGTTTGCTCTGAAAGTGTAAAGAATTTTTCTGAGGTTGAACATGTACTATTAAGCCATGAGTTCAAAACAATGGAACAGGCAAGACTTGAGAAGGTTCTTCTGCAATGGCTGCAAAAAGAGCTTGATCGACCTGAATTTACAACCGTCAGGCTGGAACATGATGAAAACGTGACCATCAGTTCTCTTATACTCAAAACCAGACTGGACCGGGTGGATGAACTGACAGACGGAAGGCAGATAGTGATGGACTATAAGACCGGTGCAAACATTGACTCCATCAAAAGGCTGTGGATGGCAGAGCGCCTCATTGAACCTCAATTGCCCATATATGCCCAGGCTACAGGTACCCAGCCCAGTGCTGCAGTCATTGCCCAGGTTAATCCCAAACAATGTAAATTCCATGGTATTGTTGCTGAATCTGAACTGCCAAAACAGGGCAACACACTGTATTCACCTGAAAAGCTTGACAAGGTTGACATGGCAGATATTTTTCATCAATGGAAAAACAGACTTGAAGAAACAGCTGCAGAAATAAAACAGGGACTTGCAATAGTCGACCCTGTTGCTCAACCAGGCAACAAAACCTGCAGATACTGTGAATTTATGTCATTATGCAGGGTGAAAAGCCAAAACTTTCTGCAGAATAATGGGGAGCATCAGGCGTTTCTGAAAAGTCAATTGGAAACAGTCCCGAAACCAGGGACAGTCCCCGTGCCAGACCGTAACAATAGGGTTTTAACTCCAAAATAG
- a CDS encoding YhaN family protein: MRINKIVLQAYGHFTDKTIDFTGQDKKLNIIFGPNEAGKSTVMRALDAFFFGFGHTSPDAFVHSYKDLAVRMEIKAHSGTIYDLTRFKRKTNDLVDQNGQAVLPETLNRIMSGLSRDMYANMFGLDHENVRHGAQEIFKAGGHLGETLFAAASGVNSLRSVLDTLRRQADALFKPRAHSRPVWQNIQNISELNKKLMDKTTRPEDWNKIKSILSDLYKDRQALEQEISDLEAKLHGYDRIYKALPHISKHTHISGQLADLINIPKLSSDFTSKRTRIQTRINSLIQDKDNLEKDAHEYSRQLSSLTVNNHIIGLAPAIEHLYQKISGISDSRENISSIELEINLQTKLLEEKSAFLSRQIDDFNTEEFRIDHRQVRAVEKLVKDLAMNTESLDQIARDIQETQQDQTTCSQQLDSFPSVPDIKQLDSLSDSLSRARELQDQQKQAQSRIKKLTTRINNDLKTLQLWDGDLEQLTELTLPLAETIDVHDQKITQARQDMDYALKEMNDTEQRMEQVQWRLNSLDPDQSLPDPDALSKARALRSQGWEIIKSIWLNNIQEQEKKRKFLDVTGADNLSTGFEYSISRADEIADTLLKNADQVASRAGLLLEIQNLQNTKHRQEAALHQKELEYQQAMTEWTELWTPLKISPLSPREMGAWTSKVKEILIQAQDLHSKSLDMQTVQNQIQTITTDAAQKMRDMDQKIPDDIQLESLSLLLSTVRENAQKLVTDKQNLEYHQNNIQKKLRKLEQKKDELTGQLEKNQAKWHKTMSRLNIDPGQDPEEARDEISIRQEIFQALTQIDKLKTQKQGEEKKCSEFARQTSDLLEQTGLSDETSSAPEMILGNIYQTLKSEQEQLRRKKDLETRLQEVQQKSTQANKEIRVLNGELAILMQEAMVSDPVELPDVEHKSALKKELESELKHLSSQLRELSAGESLKQFMAKALEFDIDELSGIISGIKDHRAEKKSQLEPLIIKITENELKLKSMDGSSDVPELEQQIAEQKAILEDNVQHYVTLKLASDIMAAEIERYRSANQGPVLEKAGQIFQEITLGAFKSIMADYDEKGEPVIKAVKPSGSGLLVEELSDGTRDQLFLALRLSGIYRYLDENPAFPFMADDILVHFDNERSSRTLSTLSQMADKTQVFFFTHHRHLIDLAMNIPENNMVELYELA, translated from the coding sequence TAAGCGCAAGACCAACGATCTTGTGGATCAAAATGGTCAGGCCGTGCTGCCCGAAACTTTGAACCGCATTATGTCTGGTCTGAGCCGGGATATGTATGCCAACATGTTTGGCCTGGACCATGAAAACGTACGGCATGGCGCGCAGGAAATATTCAAGGCTGGTGGACATCTCGGTGAGACTCTGTTTGCGGCTGCATCAGGTGTAAACAGCCTCAGATCAGTCCTTGATACCCTGCGCAGGCAGGCTGATGCTCTATTCAAGCCAAGGGCTCATTCCAGGCCAGTCTGGCAGAATATTCAAAACATCAGCGAACTGAATAAAAAACTTATGGACAAAACCACCAGGCCTGAAGACTGGAATAAAATTAAATCCATACTTTCAGACCTCTACAAAGACAGACAGGCCCTGGAACAGGAAATAAGTGATCTTGAGGCAAAGCTGCACGGATATGACAGGATCTACAAGGCTTTGCCCCATATATCAAAACATACCCACATCAGCGGACAGCTTGCCGATTTGATTAATATCCCGAAACTCAGCTCGGATTTTACATCTAAGCGCACGAGAATCCAGACCCGAATAAATAGTCTGATCCAGGATAAGGACAACCTGGAAAAGGATGCCCATGAATATTCCCGGCAACTTTCCAGCCTGACAGTCAATAATCATATCATTGGACTTGCTCCCGCAATAGAGCACCTGTATCAAAAAATTTCCGGCATTTCCGATTCCAGAGAAAATATTTCATCCATTGAACTGGAAATAAATCTGCAAACAAAGCTTCTGGAGGAAAAATCAGCTTTTCTCTCAAGACAGATTGACGATTTCAACACAGAGGAGTTCAGGATTGACCACAGACAGGTGCGGGCAGTGGAAAAGCTGGTCAAGGATCTTGCCATGAATACTGAAAGCCTGGACCAGATTGCGCGCGATATCCAGGAAACACAACAAGACCAGACCACCTGCAGCCAGCAACTTGATAGTTTCCCTTCTGTGCCGGACATAAAACAATTGGACTCTCTGTCGGACAGCCTGTCCAGGGCCCGGGAACTGCAGGATCAGCAAAAGCAGGCTCAGTCCAGAATTAAGAAACTCACAACACGTATAAATAATGATTTAAAGACGCTGCAGCTATGGGATGGTGATCTTGAACAACTGACAGAACTCACCCTGCCCCTGGCAGAAACCATTGATGTTCATGACCAGAAAATTACACAGGCCCGGCAGGACATGGACTACGCTCTAAAGGAAATGAACGACACTGAGCAACGCATGGAACAGGTTCAATGGCGCCTTAACAGCCTGGACCCGGACCAGAGCCTGCCAGACCCTGACGCTTTAAGCAAAGCCAGAGCGCTCAGGTCCCAGGGCTGGGAAATCATAAAATCCATATGGCTCAACAATATCCAGGAGCAGGAAAAAAAACGGAAATTTCTTGATGTTACAGGTGCTGATAATTTAAGTACAGGGTTTGAGTACTCCATTTCACGCGCAGATGAAATCGCTGACACTTTGCTGAAAAATGCTGATCAGGTGGCTTCCAGGGCCGGTCTTTTGCTTGAAATTCAAAACCTTCAAAATACAAAGCACCGTCAGGAGGCTGCTCTGCACCAGAAAGAGCTTGAATACCAGCAGGCTATGACAGAATGGACAGAGCTCTGGACCCCTTTAAAAATCAGCCCCCTTTCCCCGAGAGAAATGGGTGCCTGGACTTCTAAGGTCAAGGAAATACTGATCCAGGCTCAAGATCTGCACAGCAAATCTTTAGATATGCAAACAGTCCAGAACCAGATACAGACAATCACAACAGATGCTGCTCAAAAAATGCGCGATATGGACCAGAAAATTCCGGATGATATTCAACTTGAAAGCTTGTCGCTTTTGCTAAGTACTGTTCGTGAAAATGCTCAGAAACTTGTTACTGACAAACAGAACCTTGAATACCATCAAAATAATATTCAAAAAAAACTGCGCAAGCTTGAGCAAAAAAAAGATGAGCTGACAGGTCAGCTGGAAAAAAATCAGGCAAAATGGCATAAGACCATGTCGAGGCTGAATATTGATCCCGGGCAGGATCCAGAGGAGGCCCGTGATGAAATTAGTATCCGCCAGGAAATATTTCAGGCGCTGACTCAAATTGACAAACTTAAGACTCAAAAACAGGGTGAAGAGAAAAAATGCAGCGAATTTGCCCGGCAGACCAGTGATCTCTTAGAGCAGACAGGTCTGAGTGATGAAACTTCCAGTGCTCCAGAGATGATACTTGGCAACATATACCAGACTCTCAAATCTGAGCAGGAACAGCTGCGCCGGAAAAAGGACCTGGAGACCCGGCTTCAGGAGGTCCAGCAAAAAAGCACTCAGGCTAATAAAGAGATACGAGTACTCAATGGTGAACTTGCAATTCTGATGCAGGAAGCCATGGTCTCAGATCCTGTTGAACTTCCCGATGTGGAACATAAATCAGCTCTCAAAAAAGAACTTGAATCTGAGCTTAAACATTTAAGCTCCCAATTGCGTGAACTTTCAGCCGGAGAATCCCTGAAACAGTTTATGGCTAAAGCTTTGGAGTTTGATATTGATGAGCTTTCAGGCATTATTTCCGGAATCAAAGATCACCGGGCTGAAAAAAAATCCCAGTTAGAACCGTTGATCATAAAAATTACAGAAAATGAATTGAAACTCAAAAGCATGGATGGCTCATCAGATGTACCTGAACTGGAGCAGCAGATTGCTGAACAAAAAGCTATTCTCGAAGACAATGTCCAGCACTATGTGACTCTGAAACTGGCATCTGACATCATGGCTGCTGAAATTGAGCGATACAGATCAGCCAATCAGGGACCAGTTCTGGAAAAAGCAGGACAAATTTTTCAAGAGATTACTCTTGGGGCCTTCAAGAGCATCATGGCTGATTATGATGAAAAAGGCGAGCCGGTTATCAAGGCTGTAAAACCATCAGGATCAGGACTGCTGGTGGAAGAGCTCAGCGATGGAACCCGGGACCAGTTGTTTCTGGCCCTGCGTCTCAGCGGTATTTACAGATATCTTGATGAAAATCCTGCTTTTCCCTTTATGGCAGATGATATTCTGGTCCATTTTGATAATGAACGATCCTCCAGGACACTCTCTACTCTTTCGCAAATGGCAGATAAAACCCAGGTGTTTTTCTTTACTCACCACCGCCACCTGATTGACCTGGCCATGAATATTCCTGAAAATAATATGGTTGAATTATATGAACTTGCCTGA
- the lipB gene encoding lipoyl(octanoyl) transferase LipB codes for MKYIDLGLISYDQALKLQLQAVDEVRTTGKSIVFFLEHPPVITMGRNSSLNHLLIEKKRLHALGVELIKSSRGGDITCHFPGQLVVYPVTPLPKIAGGIRCFFHSLEHAVINTLKKYDITSFRQPDHSGVFTDRGKIASIGIGVKRWVSYHGLALNVCSDLKLFDLINPCGHKGQQMTSIGLELRANKPDMQMIKRDMYLEMKKITVSCS; via the coding sequence ATGAAATACATTGACCTGGGTCTGATCAGTTATGACCAAGCTTTAAAGCTTCAGCTGCAGGCTGTTGATGAGGTTCGTACTACAGGCAAGTCCATTGTTTTTTTTCTTGAGCATCCCCCGGTTATAACCATGGGGCGCAACAGTTCACTGAACCATCTTTTAATTGAAAAAAAAAGACTGCATGCTCTTGGGGTTGAACTGATTAAATCTTCAAGAGGCGGTGACATTACCTGTCATTTCCCCGGACAGCTTGTGGTGTACCCAGTAACACCTCTTCCCAAAATAGCGGGTGGAATACGCTGCTTTTTTCATTCTCTTGAGCATGCTGTGATAAATACATTGAAAAAATACGACATCACCTCGTTCCGTCAGCCTGATCATTCAGGGGTATTTACTGACAGAGGTAAAATTGCATCCATTGGCATTGGTGTAAAAAGGTGGGTTTCGTATCATGGCCTGGCTTTAAATGTCTGCAGTGATCTGAAGTTGTTTGATCTGATAAATCCTTGTGGTCATAAGGGTCAGCAAATGACCAGTATAGGGCTCGAATTAAGAGCGAATAAGCCTGACATGCAGATGATCAAAAGGGATATGTATCTCGAGATGAAAAAGATAACAGTCAGTTGCTCTTAA
- the rplQ gene encoding 50S ribosomal protein L17, which produces MRHRKSGKKLGRTWEHRKAMFRNMAKSLITHEKIKTTFPKAKELSKIVDKLITLAIRNDLSSRRQAYKVLGNHSLVKRLFDEIGPKFSHAGGGYTRVVKFATPRVGDSASMAVIEFAYPETEQKESVQSTKQIPAPVAKDSQESEPAASEAPASDASVPEPATDPQTEPSQSATEQDLQESSQPEELKTQESEESSDNEQESDKPQDTLTGEQEEPKTQDSEETEKKI; this is translated from the coding sequence ATGAGACATAGAAAATCAGGAAAAAAACTCGGGCGTACCTGGGAGCATAGAAAGGCCATGTTTAGAAATATGGCTAAATCACTTATTACCCATGAGAAAATTAAGACTACTTTCCCCAAGGCAAAAGAACTTTCTAAAATAGTTGACAAGTTGATTACACTTGCTATCCGAAATGATCTGAGCTCCAGACGGCAAGCTTATAAAGTCCTGGGAAATCACAGTTTAGTTAAGCGCCTTTTTGATGAAATTGGCCCTAAATTTTCCCATGCTGGCGGAGGATATACCAGAGTAGTCAAATTTGCTACACCAAGAGTAGGTGACAGTGCAAGCATGGCAGTAATTGAGTTTGCCTACCCTGAGACTGAGCAGAAAGAATCTGTTCAATCAACAAAGCAAATACCAGCTCCAGTGGCTAAAGATTCGCAAGAAAGTGAACCTGCAGCATCTGAAGCTCCCGCATCCGATGCTTCCGTACCAGAACCTGCGACTGACCCTCAAACAGAACCATCACAGTCTGCAACTGAACAAGATCTTCAGGAATCTTCTCAGCCTGAAGAACTTAAGACGCAGGAATCTGAAGAAAGTTCTGATAATGAGCAGGAAAGTGACAAACCTCAGGATACACTAACTGGTGAACAGGAAGAACCAAAAACTCAAGACAGCGAAGAAACTGAGAAAAAAATATAA
- a CDS encoding ASKHA domain-containing protein: MSNLSVLIAGRQYEISADPVQTIIQNLYLSGMLQGISLCAGVGMCGQCTVRYVNTPPVPANKDLNYFTTTKLRQGYRLGCVHFPASGDEIEFFGKPKLCQVILSSKARVGALGIDIGTTALKWAALHDDGVQSIGQCVNPQMGSGSDIMSRLSFAGSSASNADYLSKVLRNEVMKIITESDPARDRICLTGNPAMIYTLMSFNISGLSVSPYTLDYSGSCTEQLENNGAKVYIPSIFSPFVGADISAGLTYILEKKNPVYPFVLADFGTNGELVLALSQREFFSTSVALGPALEGVGLRFGSPYSPGVCPGFVLTGKGLEPETHWDGSRLSGSGYISLLSHLIRLVLLNESGHFASDLSPLCKKLGISIKDGRLRLGAEFFLDGHAVEEILKVKAAFTAGLAFLCASAGLLPENLKVIYIAGALGTHTKAADLETLGFFPKGAAHKIKGLGNTSLQGALLMASRDDLRTANQKLQGMVRNLSMADKPGYLEKEFIRHMMFAYPKEVH; encoded by the coding sequence ATGTCAAATCTATCTGTATTAATTGCAGGAAGGCAATATGAAATTTCTGCTGATCCTGTTCAGACAATTATTCAGAATCTATATCTGAGCGGCATGCTGCAGGGAATCTCACTGTGTGCTGGTGTTGGTATGTGCGGTCAATGCACAGTGCGCTATGTAAATACCCCTCCTGTGCCTGCAAATAAAGATCTGAATTACTTTACAACAACGAAATTAAGGCAGGGATATCGGCTTGGTTGTGTGCATTTCCCGGCATCCGGTGATGAGATTGAGTTTTTTGGCAAACCAAAGCTCTGCCAGGTTATTTTGTCTTCAAAAGCCAGGGTAGGTGCTCTGGGGATTGATATAGGGACAACTGCCTTAAAATGGGCTGCGCTGCATGATGATGGTGTTCAGAGTATTGGTCAATGCGTAAATCCTCAGATGGGATCTGGTTCGGATATCATGTCCAGACTGTCTTTTGCAGGTTCCAGTGCTTCAAACGCTGACTACCTCAGTAAAGTTTTAAGAAATGAAGTGATGAAGATAATTACAGAGTCGGATCCTGCACGGGACAGGATCTGCCTTACTGGAAATCCTGCCATGATCTATACATTAATGTCCTTCAATATTTCAGGGCTTTCAGTCTCGCCATATACTCTCGATTATTCAGGGTCCTGCACCGAACAGCTTGAAAATAATGGTGCAAAAGTATATATTCCAAGTATTTTTTCTCCATTTGTCGGGGCAGATATAAGCGCTGGACTGACTTACATTCTTGAGAAAAAAAATCCTGTCTATCCCTTTGTGCTGGCAGACTTTGGTACCAACGGCGAACTTGTGCTGGCGTTGTCCCAGCGTGAGTTTTTCAGCACAAGCGTTGCCCTTGGGCCTGCCCTGGAAGGGGTAGGGCTGCGGTTTGGAAGCCCATACTCTCCAGGGGTTTGTCCGGGATTTGTTCTTACCGGTAAGGGACTTGAGCCGGAAACACACTGGGATGGCAGCAGGCTATCAGGCAGTGGATACATCTCTCTTTTGAGCCATTTAATCAGGCTGGTACTCCTGAATGAATCCGGCCACTTTGCAAGTGATCTGTCTCCTCTTTGCAAAAAATTAGGCATATCCATAAAAGACGGGCGTCTCAGGCTGGGAGCAGAGTTTTTTCTTGACGGGCACGCGGTGGAAGAAATTTTAAAGGTAAAGGCTGCCTTTACTGCAGGTCTGGCCTTTCTGTGTGCCAGTGCAGGTCTTTTGCCAGAAAATCTCAAAGTAATTTATATTGCAGGTGCTCTGGGCACCCATACCAAAGCTGCAGATCTGGAAACACTGGGCTTTTTTCCCAAAGGGGCAGCTCATAAAATAAAAGGCCTGGGCAATACTTCCCTGCAAGGGGCACTGCTTATGGCATCAAGAGATGACTTGAGAACCGCAAATCAAAAATTGCAGGGAATGGTCAGGAATTTAAGTATGGCTGATAAGCCGGGATATCTTGAAAAGGAATTCATCCGTCATATGATGTTCGCTTATCCCAAAGAAGTACATTAA